TTTAACCCGCCTACCCAATATTTTAAAACAAGGATTTCAACCAGCCTTCTCAGCCCTAACCTTCCCAACCATTATCACAGCTACTTCGCTCAAGATGGCTCAGGGAATTTTGAAACTTCCATTCCTGGATTATCTGGTATTGGCTGAAACGGTTATTTGCCTCACTATTTTATTCTTTGTCTTGGGTGCTTATCTGATTTGGTTACGAAAAAAGGTCTAGCTAGAAATAGCTAGACCTTATTTTTATGGTTTGATAACTTCAGCTCCACCCATATATGGACGAAGAGCTTCTGGAATGGTTACAGAACCATCTGCGTTTTGATAGTTTTCAAGAATGGCAGCCACTGTACGTCCAACTGCAAGTCCAGAACCATTCAAAGTGTGAAGGAGTTTCACCTTGCCATCGGCTTCATCACGGTAACGGATTTGGGCACGACGAGCTTGGAAATCTTCTGTATTTGAACAGCTTGAGATTTCACGATAGGTATTTTGGGCTGGAATCCAAACTTCCAAGTCATAAGTCTTGGCAGCTGAGAAGCCCATATCTCCAGTAGAGAGCGCAACGACACGGTATGGAAGGTTGAGTTTTTGAAGAATATTTTCAGCGTTGGCTGTCATCTTTTCCAATTCTTCGTAAGATTCTTCTGGTTTGGCAAATTTGACCATTTCAACCTTGTGGAATTGGTGCAAACGAATCAAGCCACGTGTATCACGACCAGCAGAACCAGCTTCAGAACGGAATGATGGACTCATAGCGGTAAAGTAGATTGGTAGATCTTTACCGTCAAGGATTTCATCACGGTAGTAGTTTGTTAGAGGCACTTCAGCTGTAGGAATGAGGACATAATTAGTGTCTTTCAATTCAAAAGTATCTTCCTTGAATTTTGGATATTGACCAGTACCAAACATAGAGTCATGGTTAACCATGTAAGGCGTGATGACTTCCGTATAGCCCTCTTTACCATGCTCATCCAACATGAAGTTGTAGATAGCACGTTCTAAACGAGCACCGAGGCCTTTATAGAAGAGAAAACGAGCGCCCGTTACTTTTCCACCACGTTCCCAGTCAAGGATACCCAAGTCTTCACCAAGATCCCAGTGAGCTTTTGGCTCGAAGTCAAACTCGCGTGGGCTACCCCAACGGCGGACTTCCACATTGTCATCTTCATCAGCTCCGATAGGAACACTGTCAGCAGGGATATTTGGAAGAGTAGTGGTAAATTCTGTTAATTTAGCATCGATGTCTGCCAACTCAGCATCCAAGGCTTTGACTTCAGCAGATAGGGTTTGCATCGCAGCAATCTTGTCATCGGCATTTTCCTTGTTGCGCTTGGCTTGGGCAATCTCAGCAGAAACTGTGTTACGTTCTGCTTTTAGAGTTTCAACCTTGACCAAGATGTCACGACGTTTAGCATCGATTTCTTTCATCTCATTTAAGATAGCAGCATCTACACCACGTGTAGCTAATTTTTCAGCAACAGCATCAAAATCTGTACGAATACGTTTAATATCTAACATAAGAACTCCTTTATGAAAAAAACACACCTGACAAAGTGTTGGAGTGGCAGGGCCACGGTTCCATCCAACTTCACAGGTGTGCACTTGATTATATATGTAATTGTTACTAACGGTAGAATTTCACCTATCCCTCCTATCTGCTCGCAGCACCCGCAGACTTTCTGAAAGAAGGAGATAACCTACTTATCCGTTGCTATGATTATACTAAAGTTTCTACTTTTTTGCAAATAGATTTTTAAGTTTTTGTCCAATGGTCTGGAGTAGAGTCGGAAGTTTCACAACCTTTTCGTTTCCTAATTTTTCCCGAGCGATTTTGAGGATAGCTCCAGAGTCTTTTGAAGCAAAGAGGAATTTTCCTTGATCGGTGAAGACTTCAAAGTGGCGGCTGATCTTGCGACCACTTACGTTGGCTCCGATTTGCTGAATGCTGGACCAGGGGATTTGAATATATTGTTCGACATTGACATCAGGATAAAACTCTAAGGCTTGATCCCCGATTAAAAATTTTCCAACTTTTCCAGAGATAGAGAGGTAAGATGTCCCAGTGGTTTGGAGGTCAATGACTTGATTGAGTGATTGGGCCATGATTAGTCTTCCTTACTTTCACCGAAAAAGGCATGATAGAGAGCCTTGATAGCTGCTTTTTCTTGCTCTTTATTGACAACAAACATGATGGAAACTTCACTTGAACCTTGGGACATCATCTGGATGTTGATTTTATTCTCAGACAAAGCACGTGTTGCAGTAGCAGTTACCCCGATATGGCTCTTCATCTTTTCTCCGACAATCATAATGATGGAAAGGTCATGTTCGATTTCAGCATGGTCCACTTCAGCCTTTTGAACGAGTTGACGTAGAATTTCTTCTTCTTTGATAGGAGTTAATTCACGAGAGCGGAGGATGATTGAAAGATCGTCAATACCTGTAGGCATGTGTTCCCAACCGATATTGAGGTCCTCAAGGATTTGAAGAACCTTGCGACCAAACCCGACTTCGCGGTTCATGAGGTATTTTGACATGTTGATGCTGACGAATCCTGAGTCACCCGCAATTCCTACTACAGGGAATTTATCACTACTATGTTCTAAAACAATGCGTGTTCCTGGGTGGTCAGGGTTGTTGGTATTCTTGA
The sequence above is a segment of the Streptococcus oralis ATCC 35037 genome. Coding sequences within it:
- the serS gene encoding serine--tRNA ligase; amino-acid sequence: MLDIKRIRTDFDAVAEKLATRGVDAAILNEMKEIDAKRRDILVKVETLKAERNTVSAEIAQAKRNKENADDKIAAMQTLSAEVKALDAELADIDAKLTEFTTTLPNIPADSVPIGADEDDNVEVRRWGSPREFDFEPKAHWDLGEDLGILDWERGGKVTGARFLFYKGLGARLERAIYNFMLDEHGKEGYTEVITPYMVNHDSMFGTGQYPKFKEDTFELKDTNYVLIPTAEVPLTNYYRDEILDGKDLPIYFTAMSPSFRSEAGSAGRDTRGLIRLHQFHKVEMVKFAKPEESYEELEKMTANAENILQKLNLPYRVVALSTGDMGFSAAKTYDLEVWIPAQNTYREISSCSNTEDFQARRAQIRYRDEADGKVKLLHTLNGSGLAVGRTVAAILENYQNADGSVTIPEALRPYMGGAEVIKP
- a CDS encoding DUF956 family protein, translating into MAQSLNQVIDLQTTGTSYLSISGKVGKFLIGDQALEFYPDVNVEQYIQIPWSSIQQIGANVSGRKISRHFEVFTDQGKFLFASKDSGAILKIAREKLGNEKVVKLPTLLQTIGQKLKNLFAKK